One Paracidovorax avenae ATCC 19860 genomic region harbors:
- a CDS encoding mechanosensitive ion channel family protein, which produces MDNLSIHLEPARAFLFQLGAYLPRLLFALLILAAGWLVAKAVRFAVTRGLRAINFHVLTERAGLDEFLRQAGSRRDATAVFGLLAYGLVLLAALLVAFNSLGLSYVTALLSRVLWFIPNLFVALLILVLGTYFGRVVGELVSAYLRRAGMADTVLPGKAAQYAIVVFSVLIALDQLGIGGDIVRQSFLILLAGVVFALALAFGLGGRDRAAEYIEQWWPRRRREPPGGADRLPPRDPRP; this is translated from the coding sequence ATGGACAACCTATCCATCCACCTGGAACCGGCCCGCGCCTTCCTCTTCCAGTTGGGCGCCTACCTGCCGCGCCTGCTCTTCGCCCTGCTCATCCTCGCGGCCGGCTGGCTCGTGGCGAAGGCCGTGCGCTTCGCGGTCACGCGCGGGCTGCGGGCCATCAACTTCCACGTGCTCACCGAACGCGCGGGCCTGGACGAGTTCCTGCGGCAGGCCGGCTCGCGCCGCGACGCCACGGCCGTCTTCGGCCTGCTGGCGTACGGCCTGGTGCTGCTCGCGGCCCTGCTGGTCGCCTTCAACAGCCTGGGCCTGAGCTATGTCACCGCCCTGCTCAGCCGCGTGCTGTGGTTCATACCGAACCTTTTCGTCGCGCTGTTGATCCTGGTACTGGGCACGTATTTCGGCCGCGTGGTCGGCGAACTCGTCTCCGCCTACCTGCGCCGCGCCGGCATGGCCGACACGGTGCTGCCGGGCAAGGCGGCGCAGTACGCCATCGTGGTGTTCTCGGTGCTGATCGCGCTGGACCAGCTCGGCATCGGCGGCGACATCGTGCGCCAGAGCTTCCTCATCCTGCTCGCGGGCGTGGTCTTCGCGCTGGCCCTGGCCTTCGGCCTCGGGGGGCGGGACCGGGCCGCCGAGTACATCGAGCAGTGGTGGCCGCGCCGGAGGCGCGAACCGCCCGGGGGCGCGGACCGGCTGCCCCCGCGCGACCCGCGACCCTGA
- a CDS encoding TRAP transporter small permease subunit: MTGLLQLARGMDWVSTKLSKVAGWAVLAAALISAGNALVRYGLDMSSNAWLEIQWYLFGTTVMLGAPVVLKLNEHVRVDIIYGKLRGRGPVFVDLFGLIFFLMPVMGLLTWLTWPFFWNMYVTKEMSGNIGGLIRWPAALLLPVGFGAVFLQGLAEIVKRVAYLTGHLQISTHYEKPVQ; the protein is encoded by the coding sequence GTGACAGGACTCCTCCAACTGGCCAGGGGCATGGACTGGGTTTCCACCAAGCTCAGCAAGGTCGCGGGCTGGGCCGTGCTGGCCGCCGCCCTGATTTCCGCGGGCAACGCCCTCGTGCGCTACGGGCTCGACATGAGCTCCAATGCGTGGCTCGAGATCCAGTGGTACCTCTTCGGCACCACCGTGATGCTCGGCGCACCCGTGGTGCTCAAGCTCAACGAACACGTGCGCGTGGACATCATCTACGGCAAGCTGCGCGGCCGCGGGCCGGTCTTCGTCGACCTGTTCGGCCTCATCTTCTTCCTGATGCCCGTGATGGGCCTGCTCACCTGGCTCACCTGGCCATTCTTCTGGAACATGTACGTCACCAAGGAGATGTCCGGCAACATCGGCGGCCTGATCCGCTGGCCCGCCGCGCTGCTGCTGCCCGTGGGCTTCGGCGCGGTCTTCCTGCAGGGCCTGGCCGAGATCGTCAAGCGCGTGGCCTACCTGACGGGTCACCTGCAGATCAGCACGCATTACGAGAAGCCGGTGCAGTAA
- a CDS encoding TRAP transporter substrate-binding protein: MDRRSILRHAGIAGVLAAGAAPAVHAQASIRWRLASSFPKSLDTIYGTAEVFSKKVSEATSGKFQISVHAGGELMPAFGVVDGVQNASVEMAHTAPYYFYGKDPTFCLGCAVPFGLNARQMNAWMYEGNGLKLMREFYAKYNIISFPGGNTGAQMGGWFRKEIKSVADLKGLKFRTNPFAGKVLEPFGVIPQSIPGADLYPALEKGTIDALEWVGPYDDQKLGFNKVAPFYYYPGWWEGGPQLDFYINTKAWEGLPAEYKAVVEAAASHAHVTMLSKYDARNPVAIKQLVGSGTKLRPFTQDVMNAAFKSAQQIYADLNNTNPEWKKVYTDYAKFLADENAWFRFTEGTFDRFMQAQKL; this comes from the coding sequence ATGGATCGTCGTTCCATCCTCAGGCACGCTGGCATCGCCGGCGTGCTGGCGGCCGGCGCAGCCCCCGCTGTGCACGCCCAGGCCAGCATCCGCTGGCGCCTTGCGTCCAGCTTCCCGAAATCGCTGGACACCATCTACGGCACGGCGGAAGTGTTCTCCAAGAAGGTCAGCGAAGCCACCAGCGGCAAGTTCCAGATCTCGGTGCATGCCGGCGGCGAACTGATGCCGGCCTTCGGCGTGGTGGACGGCGTGCAGAACGCCTCCGTCGAGATGGCGCACACGGCGCCCTACTACTTCTACGGCAAGGACCCGACGTTCTGCCTCGGCTGCGCCGTGCCCTTCGGCCTGAACGCGCGGCAGATGAACGCGTGGATGTACGAGGGCAACGGCCTGAAGCTGATGCGCGAGTTCTACGCCAAGTACAACATCATCAGCTTCCCCGGCGGCAACACGGGCGCGCAGATGGGCGGCTGGTTCCGCAAGGAGATCAAGTCCGTCGCCGACCTCAAGGGCCTGAAGTTCCGCACCAACCCGTTCGCGGGCAAGGTGCTGGAACCCTTCGGCGTGATCCCGCAATCCATCCCCGGCGCCGACCTGTATCCCGCGCTGGAGAAGGGCACGATCGACGCGCTGGAGTGGGTGGGCCCGTACGACGACCAGAAGCTGGGCTTCAACAAGGTCGCGCCGTTCTACTACTACCCCGGCTGGTGGGAAGGCGGCCCGCAGCTGGACTTCTACATCAACACCAAGGCCTGGGAAGGCCTGCCGGCCGAATACAAGGCCGTGGTGGAGGCTGCCGCCTCGCACGCCCACGTCACGATGCTGTCCAAGTACGACGCGCGCAACCCCGTGGCGATCAAGCAGCTCGTGGGCTCGGGCACCAAGCTGCGGCCGTTCACGCAGGATGTGATGAATGCGGCGTTCAAGTCGGCGCAGCAGATCTATGCGGACCTGAACAATACCAATCCGGAGTGGAAGAAGGTCTATACGGACTACGCGAAGTTCCTGGCGGACGAGAACGCGTGGTTCCGGTTCACGGAAGGGACGTTCGACCGGTTCATGCAGGCGCAGAAGCTCTGA
- a CDS encoding TRAP transporter large permease — MHMENFAPIMFAGLIVIMLIGFPVAFSLAALGLFSGFFAIEMGWFPANFMANLPINMFGILSNDLLLAIPFFTLMGAVLEKCGLAEDMLDSMGQLFGPVRGGLGYSVIIVGFILGAITGTVAGQVIAMAMISLPVMMRYGYNMRYSTGVLAASGTITQLVPPSLVLIVMADQLGRSVGDMYKGAWGPAILQVLIFAIYTFILGRIRPEYVPGLPRTARTLHGWALWGKCLRGIIPSAILIFAVLGSMGGLPFMDHAIATPTEAGAMGAVGSLILAAIHKRLTWQLIKEAMDGTMRLTAMVVFILIGSRVFSLVFQGVDGAIWIEHMLTDLPGGQIGFLIVVNIFIFFLAFFLDFFEIAFIILPLLGPVAHKLGIDLVWFGVLLCVNMQTSFMHPPFGFALFYLRGIADTLFKEKRIDRPVKSSDIYMGSIPWVVMQLILVGIVIFFPQTVTIFLDKEKVVDLDKVQLDMPADSSAEPSINMDDPFGTGNKPADGASAAPGAEPAMPVPEPMPEPATPEPAPEGAASTPQ, encoded by the coding sequence ATGCACATGGAAAACTTCGCCCCGATCATGTTCGCGGGGCTGATCGTGATCATGCTGATCGGCTTTCCGGTCGCGTTCTCGCTCGCGGCCCTGGGCCTGTTCAGCGGCTTCTTCGCCATCGAGATGGGCTGGTTCCCGGCCAACTTCATGGCCAACCTGCCGATCAACATGTTCGGCATCCTGTCGAACGACCTGCTGCTGGCCATCCCGTTCTTCACGCTGATGGGCGCGGTGCTCGAGAAATGCGGCCTCGCCGAGGACATGCTCGACTCCATGGGCCAGCTCTTCGGCCCGGTGCGCGGCGGCCTGGGCTACTCGGTCATCATCGTGGGCTTCATCCTGGGTGCCATCACCGGCACCGTGGCCGGCCAGGTGATCGCCATGGCCATGATCTCGCTGCCCGTGATGATGCGCTACGGCTACAACATGCGCTATTCCACCGGCGTGCTGGCCGCCTCGGGCACCATCACGCAGCTGGTGCCGCCCTCGCTGGTGCTGATCGTCATGGCCGACCAGCTCGGCCGCTCGGTGGGCGACATGTACAAGGGCGCCTGGGGCCCGGCCATCCTGCAGGTGCTGATCTTCGCGATCTACACCTTCATCCTGGGCCGTATCCGCCCCGAGTACGTGCCCGGCCTGCCCCGCACCGCGCGCACGCTGCACGGCTGGGCCCTGTGGGGCAAGTGCCTGCGCGGCATCATCCCCTCGGCCATCCTGATCTTCGCGGTGCTCGGCTCCATGGGGGGTTTGCCGTTCATGGACCATGCCATCGCCACGCCCACCGAGGCGGGCGCCATGGGCGCCGTGGGCTCGCTGATCCTTGCGGCCATCCACAAGCGCCTGACGTGGCAGCTCATCAAGGAAGCCATGGACGGCACCATGCGCCTCACGGCCATGGTGGTGTTCATCCTGATCGGCTCGCGCGTGTTCTCGCTGGTGTTCCAGGGCGTCGATGGCGCCATCTGGATCGAGCACATGCTCACCGACCTGCCGGGCGGCCAGATCGGCTTCCTGATCGTCGTGAACATCTTCATCTTCTTCCTGGCGTTCTTCCTCGACTTCTTCGAGATCGCCTTCATCATCCTGCCGCTGCTGGGCCCTGTGGCGCACAAGCTGGGCATCGACCTCGTGTGGTTCGGCGTGCTGCTGTGCGTGAACATGCAGACCAGCTTCATGCACCCGCCCTTCGGCTTCGCCCTCTTCTACCTGCGCGGCATCGCCGACACGCTCTTCAAGGAAAAGCGCATCGACCGCCCGGTGAAATCGAGCGACATCTACATGGGCTCCATTCCCTGGGTGGTGATGCAACTGATCCTCGTGGGCATCGTGATCTTCTTCCCGCAGACCGTGACCATCTTCCTCGACAAGGAAAAGGTGGTCGATCTGGACAAGGTGCAGCTCGACATGCCCGCGGACAGCTCGGCGGAACCGTCCATCAACATGGACGACCCCTTCGGCACGGGCAACAAACCCGCTGACGGTGCCTCTGCGGCCCCGGGCGCGGAGCCCGCCATGCCGGTGCCGGAACCGATGCCCGAGCCGGCGACGCCGGAACCCGCGCCGGAAGGCGCAGCCAGCACCCCGCAATGA
- the dxs gene encoding 1-deoxy-D-xylulose-5-phosphate synthase: MSTNSFPLLQTVNDPADLRRMSRAQLKELAAELRAFVLDSVSKTGGHLSSNLGTVELTVALHAVFDTPRDRLVWDVGHQTYPHKILTGRRDRMPTLRQLGGLSGFPQRTESEYDTFGTAHSSTSISAALGMALAARQRGEDRRAVAIIGDGAMTAGMAFEALNNAGVADADLLVILNDNDMSISPPVGALNRYLAQLMSGHFYAAAKNVGKTVLKPVPPLLELAKRFEQQAKGMVVPATLFEKFGFNYIGPIDGHDLDSLIPTLENIKGLKGPQFLHVVTKKGQGYKLAEADPVAYHGPGKFDPSVGITPPATPPKQTFTQVFGQWLCDMAAQDERLVGITPAMREGSGMVEFEKSFPGRYYDVGIAEQHAVTFAAGMACEGVKPVVAIYSTFLQRAYDQLIHDVALQNLPVVFALDRAGLVGADGATHAGAYDIPFVRCIPNMSIACPADERECRQLLSTAYEQDHPVAVRYPRGSGAGVAPLPGLEGLPFGKGEVRRAGQRIAILAFGTLLYPALQAAETLDATVANMRWAKPLDTALLLEIAAGHDALVTVEEGAVLGGAGSAVCEALNAAGIQKPVLQLGLPDVFIEHGDPARLLALQGLDAEGIVRSITARFGPAAG, from the coding sequence TTCCTTCCCTCTCCTGCAGACCGTGAACGACCCGGCCGACCTGCGCCGCATGTCGCGCGCCCAGCTGAAAGAGCTGGCCGCGGAGCTGCGCGCATTCGTGCTGGACAGCGTGTCCAAGACGGGGGGGCATCTCAGTTCCAACCTCGGGACGGTGGAACTCACGGTGGCGCTGCACGCCGTGTTCGATACCCCGCGCGACCGGCTGGTGTGGGACGTGGGCCACCAGACCTATCCGCACAAGATCCTCACCGGCCGGCGCGACCGCATGCCCACTCTGCGCCAGCTGGGCGGGCTCTCGGGCTTTCCCCAGCGCACGGAAAGCGAGTACGACACGTTCGGCACCGCGCATTCGAGCACCAGCATCTCCGCGGCCCTGGGCATGGCGCTGGCCGCACGCCAGCGGGGCGAGGACCGCCGCGCCGTGGCCATCATCGGCGACGGCGCCATGACCGCCGGCATGGCTTTCGAGGCGCTGAACAACGCGGGGGTGGCCGATGCCGACCTGCTGGTCATCCTCAACGACAACGACATGAGCATCAGCCCGCCCGTGGGCGCGCTCAACCGCTACCTGGCGCAGCTCATGAGCGGGCACTTCTACGCCGCCGCGAAGAATGTCGGCAAGACGGTGCTCAAACCCGTGCCGCCGCTGCTCGAGCTCGCCAAGCGCTTCGAGCAGCAGGCCAAGGGCATGGTGGTGCCCGCCACGCTGTTCGAGAAGTTCGGCTTCAACTACATCGGCCCGATCGACGGGCACGACCTGGATTCGCTCATTCCCACGCTGGAGAACATCAAGGGCCTGAAAGGGCCGCAGTTCCTGCACGTGGTCACGAAGAAGGGGCAGGGCTACAAGCTGGCCGAGGCCGACCCGGTTGCCTACCACGGCCCGGGCAAGTTCGATCCCAGCGTCGGCATCACCCCGCCCGCCACGCCACCGAAGCAGACCTTCACGCAGGTGTTCGGGCAGTGGCTCTGCGACATGGCCGCGCAGGACGAGCGGCTCGTGGGCATCACACCGGCCATGCGCGAGGGCTCGGGCATGGTGGAGTTCGAGAAGAGTTTTCCGGGCCGCTACTACGACGTGGGCATCGCAGAGCAGCATGCCGTGACCTTCGCCGCGGGCATGGCCTGCGAGGGCGTGAAGCCCGTGGTGGCGATCTACTCCACCTTCCTGCAGCGCGCCTACGACCAGCTCATCCACGACGTGGCACTGCAGAACCTGCCGGTGGTGTTCGCACTGGACCGCGCGGGCCTCGTCGGCGCCGACGGCGCCACGCATGCGGGCGCCTACGACATCCCCTTCGTGCGCTGCATTCCCAACATGAGCATCGCCTGCCCGGCGGACGAGCGCGAGTGCCGGCAATTGCTGTCCACCGCCTACGAACAGGACCACCCCGTGGCCGTGCGCTATCCGCGCGGCAGCGGCGCGGGCGTTGCTCCCCTGCCGGGACTGGAGGGGTTGCCCTTCGGCAAAGGCGAAGTGCGCCGCGCGGGACAACGCATCGCGATCCTGGCATTCGGCACGCTGCTGTACCCCGCGCTGCAGGCCGCCGAAACGCTGGACGCCACGGTGGCCAACATGCGCTGGGCCAAGCCGCTGGACACCGCGCTGCTGCTGGAGATCGCGGCCGGGCACGACGCCCTGGTGACGGTGGAAGAGGGCGCCGTGCTGGGCGGTGCCGGCAGCGCCGTGTGCGAGGCGCTGAACGCCGCCGGCATCCAGAAGCCCGTGCTGCAGCTCGGCCTGCCGGACGTGTTCATCGAGCACGGCGACCCGGCCCGCCTGCTCGCGCTGCAGGGCCTCGATGCCGAGGGCATCGTGCGGTCCATCACGGCACGCTTCGGTCCCGCCGCGGGCTGA